TTGCCGATGCTCCAGTAGCGCACCTTATGAGGCTGTGGGAAACCATTCTGAATCCGCCATTTTGCATACTGCCCCTCGTTTTCCAGGTTGCAGTATTCCACCCAGTCGCTCATTTCCTCGGCGGTACCGGTTCCGGCGTTTGTGCAGATATACGGCTCGCAGCCGATTTTTCGGCAGAGGCGGATATACTCATCCGTTCCGAAGGAATTCGGGTCCTCCACGCGCCACGCCTTATCGAACAGGGGAACCCGGTTTTTGCCGACGGCATCCTTCCAGTGATAGGAGGAAACGAAGCAGCCGCCCGGCCAGCGCAGAACGGGCACCTTTATTTTTTTCATGGCTTCGATGACGTCGCTGCGGAAGCCGTCTTCATCGGAGAGCGGATTGCCGGGGTCGTACACGCCGCCGTAAATCTGACGGTGAAAATGCTCGATAAAATGTCCGTATATCATAGGATTGCGCTTGCCGGTCACCCGCTGCCGGGTGCCGTATAATTTCATAATGCTGTCACTCATAATCAGGTCTCCTTTTCAACAGGGCATGATTGCTTATCCTTTTACGCCGCCCGCGGTCATACCTTCGATAAAGTAACGCTGGAAGCAGATAAACAGAATCAGAATCGGTATGATGGCGAAGCAGGAGCCGGCAATCAGAATGTCGTAATTGTTTCCATACGGGGAGAGCAGGCTCTGCAGACCGACCGGAAGCGTAATCTTGTTGATATCATTGATTACGATCATCGGCCAGAGGAAATTGTTCCAGCTCTGCATACCCTGGTAGATGCCCATTGCCGCGAAAGAAGGCTTCATAAGCGGAACCATGATTTTGAAAAAGATTCCGTATTCCGTACAGCCGTCCACGCGCGCCGCATCGAGGAAATCCCGCGGAATGCCGGACAAATATTGCCGGAAGAAGAACACCAGCATCGGCACAACAATATAGGGAAGAATGATGCCCCACATGCTGTTCATCAGCCCCATTTTCTGTACAAGACGGTACAGCGGAAGCAGGATGACCTCGTTTGGAACCATCATGACAAGCAGTACGCACAAAAAGAGCGTGTTCTTAAACTTAAAATCGTACATGGCAAAGCCGTAGCCCACGCATGCGCTGAGGAACAGGGCGAGCGCCACCTGCACCACCGTGATGACAAGGCTGTTGCGGTACCAGATAAAGTAATTGTTTTCTCCGCTGAACAGCAGTTTGTATTCATCCAGATTCGCGTTTGCCCAGTCGATGGAAAAGTTCAGTCCGTAACGCATCAGGTCTGAGCCGGGACGCAGGGAGGATACCGCCAGCAGCAGGAGCGGAAGAAGCGTAATGATGGCAATCACGGTAAACAGTATAAACAGCAGGATGGAGCTGATTTGTGATTTTTTCTTCATGGACATAGTCTTACTCTCCTTTCTTTCCGAACGTACCGTTGAGACGGAGCTGGAACAGATTGACGACAAGTACAATCGCCAGGAAAATTACGCCGATGGCGCTTGCAATACCAAGCTGGTTCTGCTCGAAGCCCATGCGGTAAAGCATACCGACAAGCGTGGTTCCCACATTGTTCGGGGATTTGTTTCCGTTGAAGAGCATGTAGCTTTCGGAGAACATCGCCATGCCGCCGAAAATGGAAATCGTAAGTACGTAAATCGTGGTCGGCTTCAGAAGCGGGATAGTAATATAACGCATCTGCTGCATTGCGGAGGCTCCGTCAATGGAGGCAGATTCGTAAAGATCCTGGGGAATCTGCTGAAGTCCGGACAGATAATACATCATGTTTACACCGGTCCATCTCCACAGACAGAGGAAGAACAGTGCCAGCCATACGGTCACGGGCTGACGCAGCCACACCAGCGGACCAACGCCGAAAATAGACATTACCTGGTTCATAAAGGAGCCTTCCAGCTCGCCGAACATCAGACGGAACACAACGCCCGCCACAACGACTGAGGTCAGTGCCGGAATAAACAGAATGCTCCGGAAGGTGCTCTTGCAGCGCATATGCTTGCTGTTCAGAAGAATGGCAAGCACCATCGGGATGGGAATCATCAGCGCGCAGGAGACAATGGTGTAGAAGATACTGTTTTTCAGGCTCTTAATAAAGACGGCGTTTGTTACGATCGAGTAATTCTTTAATCCTGCAAAGGTGGAATTGGCGCCGGCAACGTTCTGGAAGCTCATGATTATCATGTTCACGATGGAATAGGCAAAAAATACCAGAAACGTAATGATGAACGGTGCGACAAATACATAGGGCGCTACCTTCTGCGAATACAGGAATCTTTTAAACAGGCTTTTCTTTTCGCTTTTCATTATATATCCCTCCCGTTTCTAAAAAGGGTGCCGCAGGCTCTGCCTACGACACCCTGTCCTGTTCTATGCGTTTTCTCAGGAAATCCGCAAGGTTTGTTTTAGTAGATAATGGTATCCTGTTCGCTCTGGAGCAGTTCTGCTGCATCCTGGTCTGTTGAGAACTCGAACGCGTTGGAGTAGGTTGTGGATACCAGTGTGCTGTATGTAGCGGAGTAGGAACCGGAGATATCCGGAGCCGTAATATCCGTACCGTTTGCTTTCAGAATATCAAACGGATTTGTGAGGAAGAAGGACAGGAACTTGTTGTCCGTATTTTCCGTGATAGCCGGGTCATCCCACAGCTCTGTGCGGATCGGGTCAAATCCAAGCTCTTCCCACTCATAAGTACAGCCTTCTGCGGAGAGCTTTGCAAATGCGATGAAGTCTTTTGCAAGCTGCTCGTTTTCTGTGCCTTTGATAACGGAGGTTCCGGTACCGCCCTGAAGAACTTCACGTGTATCGCCTTCGTTCCATACCGGAATCGAGTAGATAGCCATCTTCTGGTTCAGATCTGAGCAGTAATCTGTGAAACGTCCCATGTACCACAGCGGCATGGTGATGGAAGCAACGTTGCCGCCGTTCAGGAAGCCGTACCATTCTTCTGTGTGGAAGCCGCCGCCCGGTGCGATAATGCAGATGCCTTCGTCAAGCATGCTTCTGATATAATTGATAACCTCTGCGTGCTCTTCTGTTGCGATCTGCGGGTTTCCTTCTGCATCTACGTACTGTACGCCTTTTTCAAGCAGCATACACTGCGGAAGGAAGAGGTCTGAGGTCTCTACTGCGCACATCGGCTTGCCGGTCTTTTCCAGAACTGTTCTGCCTGCTTCTACATAGTCGTCCCAGGTTACGATGTCTGCCGGGTCGATGCCTGCTTCATTCATGATGTCCATGTTGTAGTAGGTAACGGTTGCGCCAAGGTGGAAGTCTACACCGTAGTAGTTGCCTTCGCTGTCGCCGTACATGGTGACACGGGACATAACAACATCATCTTTATAGGGTTCTACCGCATCGTTGATCGGAACCAGATAGCCATCCTTCAGAAAGGAACCGTAATAACCGATTTCGATATCCGCCATATCCGGTGCGCCCTCACCTGCCTGGCAGGCAATCAGCAGCTTGCTGTGCAGGGAATGGGATTCTCCGGTGGTAACGGTAAGGTTAATCGGTCTGTCCGGATTCTGCTCATTCCATACATCTGCCATTGAGGTCCAGAATGCTACGTGAAGCTCCTGGAAGGTCCAGAATTCCATGTCTGTTCCGCCGTCCACAAAGGTGTTGGTTCCCTGTGTGGAAGCGTCTTCCGCCAGCGCAGTGCCGCCGAAAGCCATTGTGAGTGCTGTTGCCGCAGCAAGTGCGCCTGTAACTAATTTTTTGTTCATGAATGTTCTCCTTTCTTGTTGCGAGATTATATTTGTTGTGTTTAGATTAACGTTATTCTTACAATTTGTCAAGATAAAAATTGACTATTTTAGTCATTTTAACATATTCAACAAAAACGATATGGCATTTTTGTATAAAATGATATGAAAAAATAGTGCAGAAAATTATCTGTTCAATATTCGCGGGGGATATGTTATGATAGTGGATATAAAAGTTCCGGCGTCCGGAATATGTGAAAGAAAAGGGGTTTTTATGCAGCGCACAAATCATCGTGTTACACTAAAAGACATTGCAGATGCCTGCGGGGTTTCCGTCAATACGGTGTCCCGCGTACTCCGCGGCGATATGCGCCTTTCGGAAGAGACCAGCCGGAAGGTGAGGGATACGGCAAACGAGCTTGGCTACATCCGGAACAATCTTGCGTCCTCCCTCAGAAAAAGAAGAAGCAATATGATTGCTATTATCATTGACGATATTAAAAACCAGTATTATACAGAAATCATTGCACAGATGAATGAACTGCTGAAAGCGCAGGGCTATAATGTCATTATCTTGTGCACGGATAAGGAAGGAACCTCGGATATGGAGATTCTGGAAACGGCGCTTTCGCATTACGTGGACGGAATCCTCTTCTTCCCCAAAACGTATGACCAGCCGATGGTGCTGCGCAGCCACCAGGCGAATACACCGGTTATTCTGGTGGGGCGCGACCTGCCGGATATGCCGGCGGACAGCGTGCGCTGTGATGACTTTGCGGGCGGCTATCTTGCCGGAAAAATTCTGACGGATTATGGTCACCGCAGGCTGCTTTATCTGGCGGGACCGCTTGATAACGGCGCCCAGCCTCTGCGTCAAGAGGGAATCCTGGCGGCACTGCGTGACGCCCGCATTCCGGAGGAGAATATCCGGATTATTTCTTCGGTGGAATTCCTGAAAGCAGTGGATGAGAACCGTGTGCATGAGCTGATACTTCCAGTGGATTATACGGCGATACTCTCTTTTAACGACCAGATGGCGTATTATGCCATGAACTGCCTGAAGAGCAGAAAAATTCATATCCCGGAGGATGTGTCGGTTATCGGATTCGATAATCTGACTGCCAGCATTCCCTATCTGATGCAGCTTTCCAGTATCTCCTGCCAGCCGGAGAAGAGCCTGGGCATCTCCGCCACCCGTCTGCTGCTCACCCGCCTGCAGGATCCGGCAATTCCGGTCAGAAAAGAAATTCTGCCGGTGGAGCTGTTTGACGGCGGAACTGTCGGACCTGCGCCGGCAGAATCAAAGACCCCGCTGTAAGCCAGGCAACTGGCTCTTTGCTTGCGGGAATAAACGCGCAGTTATCCGCTGTGCGGACCGGGAAATATTTTATCAGAAAAGCCGCGGACTGCCTTCTGCCGAAGGAAAATGTCTGCGGCTTAAAAAATTTTTGCAAGGTTTTTTATTTCCCGGTGTATAAGTAAGTGAAAGCACTGTTGAAGGTTGTTGCGAACGGAGTGAACAGCAGTAAACAGCAACTAAGCTGCAGCAGAAGGGAGGAGACGGATGGACGAAGATATTATGGAGCTGCTTGTCAACAGAGACCAGCAGGGAATCGTGCTGATTGAACAGCGCTATGAAAAGCTCATCCGCTATATTGCTGTGACGATTCTGCGCGGCAGGGACACAGTGGTGGAGGAGTGCATCAATGATGTCTATCTGAAGCTCTGGAATCATGCTGCGGAGTTTGACTGCCGGAAGGCGTCTTTTAAGACATATCTGAAGGCGGTTACGCGGAACACGGCGCTGAATCACTTACGGAAGCTGCGCAGGCTGGAGGAACTGGAGGGTCTGGATGAAGAGGATACCCTGCAGTCGGAGTACATAGATTACAGCCAGGGACCGGAGCAGAAGATGATTTTCCGCGAGGAAGTGGAAGCGCTGCGCCGTGTTCTTGCCGGACTGAAGCAAAAGGACAGAGAAATTGTGCTGCGCCGCTTTTATTACCTGCAGAGCACCAGACAGATTGCTATGGGAATGGGGATGTCGGAAAATGCGGTGGACAGCAAATTGTCCCGGCTGAAGAAAAAAATCCGGAAGCATTATGAGAAGGAGGTGGCAGAATGAGTTTGTGGAGCCAGGCGCGTCTGATTGATATATTTAGCCAGATGGATATGGAACTGGCGGCAGACGAAATCCCGGAGGGAGATATTCAGAAAGAAGAGCTTCTTCCGTATACAAAACCAAAACGGAACAAAAAAAGAATCGCCATTGTGTCCGGAATTGCGGTCACCTCGGCGGCGCTGACAGCGGCAGTGGCACTGCTTGTATGCAAAAAACATGCACGTATGGGGTCCATGTAATCAGAATGCTGTGCAGGTGCAGACCTGTACAGACAGAAAATGTTGACGAATCAGAGCGGGCGGCATAAAAGAACGCGCGCGGATAAAGGAGAGAACAATGTTAGAAAAATTAATATCAATCGTGGCGGAGCAGTTAAATGTAGAAGAGGAGCTGGTGAATCCGGAAACGGATTTCCGGAAGGACCTCGGAGCGGATTCCCTGGATTTATTTGAGCTGGTTTCCGCACTGGAAGAAGAGTACGAAGTGGAAATACCGTCGGAAGAACTGGAAAAGCTGAACACAGTACAGGCTGTGGCAGATTACCTGGAGGAAAAGGGGAGCTGGAAATAATGAGAGGAACGGCAATTACAGAATTGCTTTGTATACAGTATCCAATTCTCCAGGGCGGCATGGCATGGGTAGCGGAAAGCACCCTTGCGGCCGCCGTTTCTAATGCCGGAGGTCTGGGAATTATCGCGGCGGCAAACGCGCCCTGCGAATACGTGAGGGAGCAGATAAGAAAGGTAAGGGAGCTGACGGACAGACCGTTCGGTGTGAACATTATGCTGCTCAGTCCCTATGCGGAGGAGATTGCGCATCTTGTGGCAGAGGAGCATGTTTCGGCAGTGACGACTGGAGCGGGCAATCCGGGAACCTATATGGCGATATGGAAGGAAGCGGGAATCCGTGTGATACCGGTGGTCGCGTCGGTGGCGATGGCGAAGATGATGCAGCGCAGCGGCGCGGACGCCGTGATTGCGGAGGGCTGCGAATCCGGCGGACATATTGGAGAGACTACCACGATGGCGCTGGTGCCGCAGGTTGTTGACGCAGTACAGATACCGGTGATTGCGGCGGGCGGAATCGGCGACGGACGCGGCTTTGCGGCGGCGATGATGCTCGGAGCACAGGGCGTCCAGATGGGAACACGCTTTCTGGCGGCAAAGGAGTGCATCATTCACCCGAATTATAAGGAACGCGTCCTGCGTGCGAAGGACATTGATACGGCGGTGACGGGACGCACGGGAGGTCATCCGGTGCGCGCGCTCCGCAATAAAATGACGCGGGAATATCTGCGGATGGAGAAGGAAGGCTGCGGCTTTGAGGAGCTGGAAGCGCTGACTATCGGCGGACTGCGCAGAGCGGTGCAGGATGGCGACACCGATAACGGCTCCATGATGGCGGGACAGATTGCCGGACTTGTGAAAAAGGAGCAGACCTGCCGGGAGATAATAGAGGAAATTATGGGACAGGCAAAGGAGCTGCTGCATGAGTAAAACGGCATTTTTATTTCCGGGTCAGGGTGCGCAGTATGTGGGAATGGCACGGGAATTTTATGAGGAATACGAAGAGAGCCGCCGCATGTTTGCGCTGGCGTCGCAGGCGGCGGGCTTTTCCATAGAGGATATCTGCTTTACAGAAAATGAAAAAATCAATGAAACACAATATACACAGCCCTCTCTTCTGACGGCGTGCTGCGCGATACTGAGCGCGGTGAAGAAGGAGGGAATCCGCGCGGATGCCGCCGCCGGACTGAGCCTTGGAGAATATTGCGCGCTGACAGCGGCAGGCAGTTTTTCTTTTTCGGACGCCGTGCATACTGTATGCAGACGCGGCGTCTATATGCAGACGGCGGTACCGGAGGGGGAGGGCTGCATGTGTGCGGTACTCTCCAGAAAACCGCTGCCGGTAGAAGAAATCTGCGCGGAGATAAATGGCGTGGTCAGTCTGGCGAACGATAACTGTCCGGGACAGCAGGTTATTACCGGGGAAAAGGAGGCTGTCCGGGAGGCGTCTGAAAGATTGCTGGCGGCGGGAGCCGCGCGCGTCGTGCCGCTGAAGGTCAGCGGACCGTTCCATTCGCCCATGCTTGCCGGGGCGGGGCAGAAGCTGGCGGATGTCCTGGAGAACGTGGATATCCGGGAGCCGGAGCTTTTGTTTGTCTCCAACGTGACGGCTGAGGCGGTATCCGGTGTGCAGATGCTGCGCCGTCTGCTGGCGCAGCAGGTATATTCTCCCGTGCGCTGGCAGCAGAGTATGCGCTATCTGATTGGAGCCGGGGTGGACACCTTTATTGAAATCGGACCGGGAAAAACTCTCAGCAATTTTATGAAGAAAATTGACGGTTCTGTGAAAATGTATCATATTGAAACGCCCGCAGAGCTGCGTGCCGTGCAGGCGGAGCTGGGATAGAAACCGGCAGAAGGCTGTGCAGAATGCAGGCGGAGCTGGGATAGAAACCGGCGGAAGGCTGTGCAGAATGCAGCCGGAATGAGAGATGGGAGAAGGCTGTGCATGGCGCAGCCGGGATAGAAAGCAGGAGGAATCTATATGCTGGAAGGAAAAATTGCACTGGTGACAGGCGCCGGGCGCGGAATCGGCAGGGAGACGGCTCTGACGCTTGCCAGGTACGGCGCGGATGTTGCGGTAAATTACAGCGGTTCGCGCGAGGGTGCGCAGAATACAGCGGCGGAAATACAGGCAATGGGCAGGCGCGCGCTGGTGGTCCATGCCGATGTCACAAAAGAAGCGGACTGCACCGCCATGTTCCATGAGGTGGAGGACGCGCTTGGAAAAATTGATATTCTGGTAAATAACGCCGGGATTACCAGGGATTCTCTGGCGGTGCGCATGAGCGAGGAGGCATTCGACGCGGTGCTGGACACGAATCTGAAGGGAACTTTTTTCTGCATGAAGCTGGCGGCGGCTTCTATGATTAAGAAGCGCAGCGGCAGAATTATCAGTGTCTCCTCTATCTCCGGCGTGCGCGGAAATGCCGGGCAGATGAATTACTGCGCGGCGAAAGCGGGCGTTATCGGCATGACGAAATGTCTGGCGAGAGAGCTTGCGGCAAGAGGCGTGACGGTGAATGCGGTAGCGCCGGGATATATTGATACGGATATGACGGCGGCTCTTCCGGAACGTGCGAAGCAGGAGATTCTTTCGCAGATTCCTCTGAAACGGATGGGAAGCGCGCGGGACGTTGCGGAAGCGATTGCATTTCTGGCGTCGGACGGCGCCGGCTATATTACGGGGCAGACGCTCCTGGTGGACGGAGGAATGGGAATCTGATGAGGAGAGTAGTTGTGACCGGCATGGGGATTATTTCTCCGCTGGGAAATTCGGTAGACAGCTTCTGGAGCAGTCTGAAGGAGCAGAAGGTGGGAATCGGCACTCTGACGCGGTTTGACACCACGGATTACCGTGTGAAGGTTGCCGCGGAGATTACGGATTTTCACCCGGAAAATTATATGGACGCGAAGCTGGCAAAGAAGATGGAGCTTTTCAGCCAGTATGCGATCGCGGCGGCGGATGAGGCGATAAAGGATGCGCATCTTGCGCCGGAGAGCGAGGATTGCACGCGCATCGGCGTCTCGGTGGGATGCGGCATCGGAAGCCTGCAGATTATGGAGAAAGCGTATGAAAAGCTGCAGAAGCGGGGATCGAAGGCGATTCCGCCGCTGATGGTTCCGCGTAAGATTACCAATATGGCAGCAGGCAATGTGGCGATTCAGTATGGGCTGAAGGGAAAATGCGTGAATGTCGTGACGGCGTGTGCGACCGGAACGCATTCTATCGGGGAAGCCGCCCGCGCGATTCAGTGCGGGGATGCGGATGTGATGGTCGCAGGCGGAACGGAGGCGGCGATCACGCCGCTGGGAATCGGCGGCTTTGCGGCGCTGACAGCGCTTTCTGTCTGCGAAGACCCGCTCAGGGCGTCCCTGCCGTTTGATAAAGACCGCAGCGGCTTCGTGATGGGAGAGGGCGCCGGCGTGGTGGTGCTCGAATCCCTTGAGCATGCTCAGAAGCGCGGCGCGAAGATTTACGCAGAAATCGGCGGATATGGCGCTACCTGTGATGCGTTTCATATGACCTCGCCGGAGGAGAACGGGGAGGGCGCGGCGCGCGCGATGATGCTGGCGATGCAGGAAGCCGGGCTGACGACGAAAGAGGTGCAGTATATTAATGCGCACGGAACCGGAACGCATCATAATGATTTGTTTGAAACGCGGGCGATTAAAAAAGCCTTCGGAGAGGATGCTTATGCGCTGAATGTCAATTCGACAAAGTCCATGACGGGACATATGCTGGGCGCTGCCGGAGCGGCAGAGTTTATTGTCTGCGTGAAGAGTGTAATGGAGAATTATATCCATGCCACGGCTGGTTTTCAGGAAGCGGAGGCAGAAATGGATTTGAATTATACGAAGGAGCCGGTGGAGCGCGAGGTGACGGCGGCCATCAGTAATTCGCTCGGCTTCGGCGGCCACAACGGCAGCCTGCTGGTGAAGAAGTATACAGACTGATGCCAGATGGGACGGCAGGCTGGCACAGCAAAGAGGCAGCCTGCCGGAGAGGTGTGAGGACTGATATGGCATGGAGGCAGCCTGCCGGAGAGAAATTTGCGGGGTGAAATAACATGGAATTCAGTTTAAATGAGATATTTTGCGTAATTGATAAGGTGCAGCAGGCGGGCGTTGCTTCCCTATCCTATCAAGATGCGGACACAAAGCTGCACATAAAAATGCAGGGCGGTGCGGAAGTGGATGGAGACCGGGAGAGCGGCAGACAGGGCGGCGCCGGAGCCAATACATGCAGCGCCAGCGCAGGAATGGAAGCCGGCGGAAGCCGGGAAAGCGGCGGATATGGCGGCACCGGAGCTGATACATGCGGCGCAGGAGTGGAAGCCGGTGAAAACAGGGCGCACGCCGGAAGCACGGCGACCGGCGGAACGCATGAGGAGGCTTCGCAGGAAGGGAAAAAGACCGGAGAAGCCAGATATATAGAATCACCGATGGTGGGCACTTTTTATACAGCTCCGTCCGAGAAGGAAGCGCCGTTTGTTTCTGTGGGCGATACGGTAAAGAAGGGGCAGGTTGTGGCGATCATAGAGGCGATGAAGCTGATGAATGAAGTGGAAGCGGAGTGCAGCGGCGTCGTGGAGGAAATCCTTGCAGAAAATGAGCAGCTCGTAGAATACGGACAGCCTCTTTTCCGGCTGCGGTAGCCGGGCGGGTGCATACATGCTTTTTCCGGCTGTAGTGCGGGGCGGATGTACATACGCTTCAAGATGAAGATAGATGGGCAGGCTTATTCTGCTTAAGTACGGGCGGGTGCACATATGCTTTCGCGGCGGTGTGCCGGAAAACGGGAACAGGAGAACAATATGTTAAATGTAACACAGATTATGGAAATTTTGCCGCATCGGGCGCCATTTCTGCTGGTGGACCGCATCGACGAGCTGGAGCCGGGAAAACGGGCGGTCGGATGTAAAGCGGTAACTTATAATGAACCTTTTTTTGCCGGGCATTTTCCGCAGGAGCCGGTGATGCCGGGCGTACTGATTTGTGAGGCGCTGGCGCAGGTTGGGGCAGTGGCACTGCTGTCCTGTGAAGAATACCGCGGAAAGCTGGCGCTTTTTGGCGGAATCCAGAAGGCGAGGTTCCGTCAGAAGGTGGTTCCGGGAGACGTGCTTTGTCTGGAGACGGAGCTGATTAAATTAAAGGGAACGATTGGAGTTGCGAAAGCAACAGCGTATGTGCAGGGCAAAGTGTGCACAGAGGCGGAACTGACCTTCGTAATCCAGTAGAGGAGCGGCACAGGCGCTTCCGGGAATTTGATAGAGGAAGAAAATATGTATCAGAAGATTTTAGTTGCAAACAGAGGGGAGATTGCCGTGCGCATCCTCCGGGCGTGCCGGGAAATGGGAATCCGGACCGTTGCCGTATGCTCGACGGCGGACAAAATGGCGCTGCATGCGCAGCTTGCGGACGAATGCATCTGCATTGGCGGGGCAAAGCCATCGGAGAGCTATCTGAAGATGGAAAGTATTTTAAGCGCTGCAATCGCCTCCGGGGCGCAGGCAATTCATCCGGGCTTTGGATTTTTGTCGGAGAATGCCCGGTTTGCCAGTCTGTGCGAGCGCTGCGGAATTGACTTTATCGGTCCGTCCGCGCAGTGTATTGCAGATATGGGCGATAAAGCGGAGGCGCGCCGGAAAATGCAGCAGGCTGGGATTCCGGTGATTCCGGGAACGGAAAACGCGATGACAGATGCAGATGCCGCCCGGCGTTTTGCGGATGAAATCGGTTATCCCGTTATCATTAAGGCGTCTGCCGGAGGCGGAGGAAAAGGAATGCGCGTGGTAGAGCAGCCGGAGCAGTTTGAGGAAGCCTTCCGGCTGGCGCAGCGGGAGACGCAGCTTGCATTTGGCGACGACCATATGTATGTGGAAAAATACCTCCATCCGGTACGTCACATAGAGTTTCAGATACTTGCGGACAGGCAGGGAAATACGATTCATCTTGGAGAACGCGACTGCTCTATACAGCGCAGACATCAGAAGCTTGTGGAGGAAGCTCCGGCGGTATTTCTGTCTGAAGAGCTGCGCGAAGAAATGGGAAAAGCTGCAGTTGACGCCGCAAAGGCAGCAGGGTATTACAGTGCCGGAACCGTTGAATTTCTGGTGGATTCCCGGAATCATTTTTATTTCATGGAAATGAATACCAGAATCCAGGTGGAGCATCCGGTCACGGAGATGGTGACGGGTGTGGACCTGATAAAGGAAATGATACGTATTTCGGCGGGAGAAAAGCTCTCTTATTGCCAGAGTGACATCTGCGTGCGCGGACATGCGATTGAGTGCCGGATTACGGCGGAAGATGCCGGGCGCGGATTTCTTCCCAGCACGGGAACCGTCACCGAGTTGCATATTCCGGGTGGAAATGGAGTCCGTGTGGATACGATGCTGTATAACGGCTGTGAGATTCTTCCATATTATGATTCCATGCTTGCCAAGGTAATTGTATGTGGCAGAAACAGGGAGGAAGCTATCAGCAAAATGAGAAGTGCGCTGGGTGAGCTTATTATAGAGGGTGTCACAACAAACCGGGATTTCCAGTATGAGCTGACGGGCAGCGATGAATTTGCAGCCGGAGATATAGATGCGATAAATGAACGCTTGCAGACGGAGGATATGCGGCGCCGGTGAATGGGAAAAGATGTGAGCAGGAAAAACGGCGGACTGGCGGACAGGAATTTGAGGAAGGGACAGGAATGCGATGCTGAAAGAACATTTTAAGAGACAGGCGGAGGAACCGGCGGAACTGACGAAAAAAAAGAACCGGCCGGCGGGCAGAGGACAGGTACCGGACGGCATGTTCCGGAAATGCGACGGCTGCCGGAAGGTCGTCTGCGAGGAGGATGTGCAGAAGAATCTGTATTGCTGTCCGGAATGTGGAAAACATTTCCGGATTGAACCGCGCGTGAGGATAACTCTGACGGTGGATGCGGACAGCTTCCGGGAGTGGGATGCCGGGCTTGTCGGAAAAAATCCGCTTGGGTTTGACGGCTATGAGGAGAAGCTGCAGCAGGTCAGAGAGAGCACAGGACTTTCCGAGGCGGTTCTGACCGGGGAAGCGCTGATTGGCGGCATCCGCACAGCAATCGGCGCAATGTCGGCAGATTTTCTGATGGGAAGCATGGGAGAGGCGGTCGGAGAAAAAATCACCCGCATGGTTGAGCGGGCGACCAGGGAGCGGCTGCCGGTTATTCTGTTCTGCTGTTCCGGCGGTGCGCGTATGCAGGAAGGAATTTTCTCTCTGATGCAGATGGCAAAGACCGCGCAGGCGCTGAAAAAGCATGATGAAGCCGGGCTTTTATATGTTCCGGTGCTGACGGATCCGACGACCGGCGGTGT
This is a stretch of genomic DNA from Marvinbryantia formatexigens DSM 14469. It encodes these proteins:
- the fabF gene encoding beta-ketoacyl-ACP synthase II → MRRVVVTGMGIISPLGNSVDSFWSSLKEQKVGIGTLTRFDTTDYRVKVAAEITDFHPENYMDAKLAKKMELFSQYAIAAADEAIKDAHLAPESEDCTRIGVSVGCGIGSLQIMEKAYEKLQKRGSKAIPPLMVPRKITNMAAGNVAIQYGLKGKCVNVVTACATGTHSIGEAARAIQCGDADVMVAGGTEAAITPLGIGGFAALTALSVCEDPLRASLPFDKDRSGFVMGEGAGVVVLESLEHAQKRGAKIYAEIGGYGATCDAFHMTSPEENGEGAARAMMLAMQEAGLTTKEVQYINAHGTGTHHNDLFETRAIKKAFGEDAYALNVNSTKSMTGHMLGAAGAAEFIVCVKSVMENYIHATAGFQEAEAEMDLNYTKEPVEREVTAAISNSLGFGGHNGSLLVKKYTD
- the fabD gene encoding ACP S-malonyltransferase, which produces MSKTAFLFPGQGAQYVGMAREFYEEYEESRRMFALASQAAGFSIEDICFTENEKINETQYTQPSLLTACCAILSAVKKEGIRADAAAGLSLGEYCALTAAGSFSFSDAVHTVCRRGVYMQTAVPEGEGCMCAVLSRKPLPVEEICAEINGVVSLANDNCPGQQVITGEKEAVREASERLLAAGAARVVPLKVSGPFHSPMLAGAGQKLADVLENVDIREPELLFVSNVTAEAVSGVQMLRRLLAQQVYSPVRWQQSMRYLIGAGVDTFIEIGPGKTLSNFMKKIDGSVKMYHIETPAELRAVQAELG
- the accB gene encoding acetyl-CoA carboxylase biotin carboxyl carrier protein; this encodes MEFSLNEIFCVIDKVQQAGVASLSYQDADTKLHIKMQGGAEVDGDRESGRQGGAGANTCSASAGMEAGGSRESGGYGGTGADTCGAGVEAGENRAHAGSTATGGTHEEASQEGKKTGEARYIESPMVGTFYTAPSEKEAPFVSVGDTVKKGQVVAIIEAMKLMNEVEAECSGVVEEILAENEQLVEYGQPLFRLR
- the fabZ gene encoding 3-hydroxyacyl-ACP dehydratase FabZ, coding for MLNVTQIMEILPHRAPFLLVDRIDELEPGKRAVGCKAVTYNEPFFAGHFPQEPVMPGVLICEALAQVGAVALLSCEEYRGKLALFGGIQKARFRQKVVPGDVLCLETELIKLKGTIGVAKATAYVQGKVCTEAELTFVIQ
- the fabG gene encoding 3-oxoacyl-[acyl-carrier-protein] reductase — encoded protein: MLEGKIALVTGAGRGIGRETALTLARYGADVAVNYSGSREGAQNTAAEIQAMGRRALVVHADVTKEADCTAMFHEVEDALGKIDILVNNAGITRDSLAVRMSEEAFDAVLDTNLKGTFFCMKLAAASMIKKRSGRIISVSSISGVRGNAGQMNYCAAKAGVIGMTKCLARELAARGVTVNAVAPGYIDTDMTAALPERAKQEILSQIPLKRMGSARDVAEAIAFLASDGAGYITGQTLLVDGGMGI
- the fabK gene encoding enoyl-[acyl-carrier-protein] reductase FabK, coding for MRGTAITELLCIQYPILQGGMAWVAESTLAAAVSNAGGLGIIAAANAPCEYVREQIRKVRELTDRPFGVNIMLLSPYAEEIAHLVAEEHVSAVTTGAGNPGTYMAIWKEAGIRVIPVVASVAMAKMMQRSGADAVIAEGCESGGHIGETTTMALVPQVVDAVQIPVIAAGGIGDGRGFAAAMMLGAQGVQMGTRFLAAKECIIHPNYKERVLRAKDIDTAVTGRTGGHPVRALRNKMTREYLRMEKEGCGFEELEALTIGGLRRAVQDGDTDNGSMMAGQIAGLVKKEQTCREIIEEIMGQAKELLHE